In Pseudomonadales bacterium, the sequence CGGCAAACTGGTCGCAAAGGTCGGGGGTGCTGATGCTCATTGCTGCTCCTGGGTTGTGCATGGCTGGGTGCGTGCCGTCTGCCGTTGCGCCTGCAATCGGCGGCGCTGCGTGCGGGTCGGCCGCGCTGGCCGGCATGTTACCACCGCGGCGGCTTGTCGCATCCGGGCTTTCGCCCGATACTGGCGCCATGTCGAAAGAGGGAGTCCCCGGTGCAGACGTTGCGCAATCAATTTCTGATCGCGATGCCACAGCTCGAGGGATCGCTCTTTGCCCAGAGTCTGATCTTTCTTTGCGAGCACAGCGCGCAGGGGGCGATGGGGCTGATCGTCAACCGGCCGCTGCCGATGCAGCTCGGCGAGATTCTCGACCAGTTGCAGATCGACAGCCATGCCGGGCCCGCCCGCGAGGCGCCGCTCTACTTTGGCGGACCGGTGCAGAGCGAACAGGGCTTCATTCTGCACCGCGGTCCTGCGCGCTACCTCTCGTCACTGCAGGTGAGTGACGAGGTCGTGCTGTGCACCTCACGCGATGCGCTGGAGGCGATCGGCGCCAATGACGGCCCGGCCGACTACTTGGTGGCACTGGGCTATGCCGGCTGGAGCGAGGGGCAGCTCGAGCAGGAGCTGGCCGACAACGCCTGGCTCACGGTGCCGGCCACGACCGATCTGCTCTTCACGGCCGAACCGTCGCGCCGCGCCGCGGCCGCCGCCGCCACCCTCGGCATCAACCTCAGTCTGCTCCATGCCCAGCCCGGACATGCCTGAAGTGACGCCGTGCAGCCAGCAGGTCGTGCTCGGGTTCGACTTCGGCTCCAGACGCATCGGCGTGGCGGTGGGGCAGGGGCTCACCGGTCGGGCCACGCCACTGCGGGTGCTGCCGGCACGCGACGGCATCGCCGACTGGGCGCAGTTCGACCGGCTGATCGCCGAGTGGCAACCGGGCTCACTGCTGGTGGGCGAGCCACTCAACATGGATGGCAGCGCCAGCGAGATGACGTTGCGTGCGCGCAAGTTCGCCAACCGGCTGCGCGAGCGCTACCGGCTGCCGGTGCATCTGGTGGATGAGCGGCTCTCCAGCTTCGAAGCGCGGGGTCGGCAACTGGAACGGCGGCGGCAGCAGCGG encodes:
- a CDS encoding YqgE/AlgH family protein, translating into MPQLEGSLFAQSLIFLCEHSAQGAMGLIVNRPLPMQLGEILDQLQIDSHAGPAREAPLYFGGPVQSEQGFILHRGPARYLSSLQVSDEVVLCTSRDALEAIGANDGPADYLVALGYAGWSEGQLEQELADNAWLTVPATTDLLFTAEPSRRAAAAAATLGINLSLLHAQPGHA
- the ruvX gene encoding Holliday junction resolvase RuvX; the encoded protein is MPEVTPCSQQVVLGFDFGSRRIGVAVGQGLTGRATPLRVLPARDGIADWAQFDRLIAEWQPGSLLVGEPLNMDGSASEMTLRARKFANRLRERYRLPVHLVDERLSSFEARGRQLERRRQQRPPRSNEPGIDAQAACLIVETFLHEASMARRQGADINLEQSNG